A window from Leuconostoc mesenteroides subsp. mesenteroides encodes these proteins:
- a CDS encoding NupC/NupG family nucleoside CNT transporter, with the protein MFLFANILGIFVFIAIAALFSNDRKNIQWKSVGIVLALEILLAWFFTQFRSGQIAVQAAADGFNWLVSVATQGIAFALPEWLTSNNGGPNFVTSALLPILLVVPLFDILTYIGLLPWLIKWIGKGLAFITGQPKFEAFFSIEMMFLGNTEVLAVSKAQLDMMSARRNFTLAMMSMSCVTSAIIGSYTQMVPGKYVLTAIPLNILGAIIIATILNPTKVTPEEDVIVSVASDNGKKEPFFSFLGDSILGAGKLILIITATVIAFVSLAALINQLFSLTGLHWLTLENIFGVIMFPFAWLLGFNVHEAFQIAQYMGTKLVTNEFVVMGEVSKSIMAGKGLFANEHARIVLTVFLTSFANFGTLGMIIGCFKGLVSKEKNDYISARVPYMLLSGILVSLLSAATAGLFVW; encoded by the coding sequence ATGTTTTTATTTGCTAATATTCTTGGTATCTTTGTTTTTATTGCCATTGCAGCGCTGTTTTCAAACGATCGCAAAAATATTCAGTGGAAATCAGTCGGTATTGTACTGGCACTAGAGATTTTGCTAGCTTGGTTTTTTACTCAGTTCAGGTCTGGACAAATCGCTGTACAAGCTGCAGCTGATGGTTTCAATTGGCTTGTTTCTGTGGCTACTCAAGGAATTGCGTTTGCGTTGCCCGAATGGTTGACCTCTAATAATGGGGGACCAAACTTTGTTACTTCTGCTTTGTTACCAATTTTATTGGTTGTACCCTTGTTTGATATCTTAACCTACATTGGCTTACTACCATGGTTAATTAAGTGGATTGGTAAGGGTCTTGCTTTTATAACTGGACAACCAAAATTTGAAGCATTCTTTTCGATTGAAATGATGTTTTTAGGAAATACAGAGGTATTAGCTGTGTCAAAAGCACAACTAGATATGATGTCTGCACGCCGAAACTTTACACTCGCAATGATGTCGATGAGCTGTGTCACATCTGCTATTATTGGTTCGTATACTCAAATGGTTCCTGGTAAGTATGTGTTAACCGCCATCCCACTTAATATACTAGGCGCTATCATTATTGCTACAATTTTAAATCCAACTAAAGTGACACCCGAAGAAGATGTCATTGTCAGTGTTGCATCAGATAATGGTAAAAAAGAACCGTTCTTTTCATTCTTAGGTGATTCAATTCTTGGCGCTGGAAAGTTGATTTTGATTATTACGGCTACTGTTATTGCGTTTGTTTCTTTAGCGGCATTGATTAATCAATTATTCAGTTTAACTGGGCTGCACTGGTTAACATTAGAAAACATTTTTGGCGTAATCATGTTTCCGTTTGCATGGTTACTGGGATTCAATGTTCACGAGGCTTTCCAAATTGCGCAATATATGGGTACAAAACTGGTAACTAATGAGTTTGTTGTCATGGGTGAAGTTTCAAAATCAATTATGGCCGGTAAAGGCCTTTTTGCAAATGAACATGCACGGATTGTATTGACAGTGTTCCTTACTAGCTTTGCTAACTTTGGTACTTTAGGCATGATTATTGGTTGCTTCAAAGGACTTGTCAGTAAAGAAAAAAATGATTACATTAGTGCTCGAGTGCCTTACATGTTGTTGTCCGGTATATTAGTTTCACTGCTGTCAGCTGCAACCGCAGGCCTGTTTGTTTGGTAA
- a CDS encoding chloride channel protein, producing MKKTLQKKSVKSNQSNCQLMVLIGGTVLIGIVVGLSSLFLGLLLEYVERFFLGYEETAWQPAPTGTMPVRRLFSVLIGSVIAAAIWWFLRTKSKPTVGINKALSGEKMPVWQTILHVTTQIFYVGTGGSVGRELAPREAGVMLAQKVAVIFEKFNLPQLSSDDRKLLIASAAGAGFAGIYIAPITGMFFCTEILLKKMTVRTVAVSLSMSTIAMLIGSLAKGFKPYYLVGDAKLSVVTLLAVLVIAPLCGIAGALFRKLCQWAEKNQARKNNILWQLPMMGLTTGLISIIFPEVMGNGRSLAQLAINSAGFLSVSLLLLGAATKMLVTVLTIRFGAAGGTLTPSIAIGAVLGAWIGSFLLYLVPGIPMWEVAILGAGTLLAASQQAPLMALFMIFEICHLNYVMLLPLGLGVLISIIVSRKILYQFN from the coding sequence ATGAAAAAGACATTGCAGAAAAAAAGCGTTAAATCTAATCAGAGTAATTGTCAGTTAATGGTTTTAATTGGTGGGACAGTTTTGATTGGCATCGTCGTCGGTCTTAGCTCTCTTTTTTTAGGGCTTTTACTAGAGTATGTGGAACGATTCTTTTTGGGCTATGAAGAAACTGCTTGGCAACCAGCTCCAACCGGAACAATGCCTGTCCGTCGATTATTTTCAGTACTTATTGGTAGTGTGATTGCTGCTGCCATTTGGTGGTTTTTAAGAACAAAGTCAAAACCAACGGTAGGCATTAATAAAGCATTATCAGGAGAGAAGATGCCTGTTTGGCAAACCATTCTTCATGTCACGACACAAATATTTTATGTAGGCACCGGTGGTTCAGTCGGTCGTGAGCTAGCTCCTCGAGAAGCTGGTGTTATGCTTGCGCAAAAAGTAGCAGTTATATTTGAAAAATTCAACTTGCCTCAGCTATCTAGTGATGATCGCAAACTACTTATTGCATCAGCCGCAGGTGCTGGTTTTGCAGGAATATACATTGCGCCAATAACCGGGATGTTTTTCTGTACTGAAATTTTATTAAAAAAAATGACAGTACGCACAGTTGCGGTCAGCTTAAGTATGTCAACAATCGCAATGCTTATCGGGTCACTTGCTAAAGGCTTTAAGCCGTATTACTTAGTTGGGGATGCAAAATTATCAGTGGTCACTCTGTTGGCGGTGTTAGTGATTGCACCGTTATGTGGTATTGCTGGCGCATTATTTCGAAAATTATGCCAGTGGGCAGAAAAAAATCAAGCACGCAAAAATAACATTCTATGGCAATTGCCAATGATGGGCTTGACCACGGGACTAATTTCCATAATATTTCCAGAAGTGATGGGGAATGGCCGGTCATTAGCACAATTGGCTATCAACAGTGCAGGTTTTCTTTCTGTGAGTTTATTGCTATTGGGTGCTGCGACAAAAATGTTGGTTACAGTATTGACCATTCGATTTGGTGCTGCTGGAGGGACCCTGACGCCATCAATTGCCATTGGGGCCGTCCTTGGCGCATGGATTGGTAGTTTTTTATTATACTTAGTTCCAGGTATCCCTATGTGGGAAGTTGCCATATTAGGTGCTGGTACGTTACTTGCCGCTTCACAACAAGCGCCACTAATGGCTTTATTTATGATATTTGAAATTTGCCATTTAAATTATGTCATGTTATTACCACTGGGTCTAGGCGTTTTAATATCAATTATTGTCTCACGAAAAATATTGTATCAATTCAACTGA
- a CDS encoding KpsF/GutQ family sugar-phosphate isomerase: MIMKVYYENAKKTFDAEIEALNRVKSSLGKSFDETVDKILSTKGRVIFIGIGKSGIIADKIAASFSSVGLASFYIDAGTAYHGDLGRVSADDVVLFISNSGETQEVLQALSSLQNIYNHGLATIAMTGSEDSTLAKNTDIVLSIDIAEEADITKLAPTSSTTATLVMGDALLVAIETAKEFNRENFAMYHPGGSIGKILLQNVKNSMHTKIPYVHVNTSINEVIYRISDYGIGITLVKDEQENVIGIITDGDIRKKFLNISRVKGSTAKDYMTQGFISISENKRNREAWRKMANYNISNLVVLDNDKKVVGVVTIHDVLE; encoded by the coding sequence ATGATCATGAAAGTTTATTATGAAAATGCAAAGAAAACATTTGATGCTGAAATCGAAGCATTGAATCGTGTCAAAAGCTCACTGGGTAAATCATTTGATGAGACGGTAGATAAAATTTTATCTACTAAAGGTCGCGTAATATTTATTGGCATTGGAAAATCTGGTATCATTGCTGACAAAATTGCTGCTTCATTTTCTTCAGTAGGTTTAGCAAGTTTCTATATTGATGCAGGAACAGCTTATCATGGTGATTTGGGACGTGTGTCAGCTGATGATGTTGTGCTATTCATATCTAATAGTGGTGAAACACAAGAAGTACTGCAAGCGCTGTCATCACTACAAAATATCTACAATCATGGCTTGGCAACTATAGCCATGACAGGTTCTGAAGATTCAACTCTCGCAAAAAATACAGATATTGTGCTCTCAATTGATATTGCCGAAGAGGCCGATATCACAAAATTAGCACCAACTAGTTCAACCACAGCAACACTTGTCATGGGAGATGCCTTACTAGTTGCCATCGAAACTGCCAAAGAGTTTAATCGTGAAAACTTCGCTATGTACCATCCCGGCGGCTCTATTGGAAAAATATTGCTTCAAAACGTTAAAAACTCAATGCATACTAAAATTCCCTATGTTCATGTCAATACTTCAATTAATGAGGTAATCTATCGCATCAGTGACTATGGTATTGGTATTACTTTGGTCAAAGATGAACAAGAAAATGTCATTGGTATTATCACTGATGGCGATATTCGAAAAAAGTTTCTCAATATCAGTAGGGTCAAAGGATCGACAGCAAAAGATTATATGACACAAGGTTTTATTAGCATTAGTGAAAATAAAAGAAATCGTGAAGCCTGGAGAAAAATGGCTAATTATAATATCTCCAACTTGGTTGTTCTGGATAATGATAAAAAAGTTGTCGGCGTGGTCACCATTCATGATGTACTAGAATAA